The nucleotide sequence acaggggggcgcacccagggggtggcgcgccctccactctcgtggcctggtgctttccCCTCCTACattgatttcagtgcctaaaatcctccataaaaaatcatactaaatttgcagtgcatttggagcacttttattttcgggatattttttaatgcacggataattcagaaaacagagagataatactatttttgctttatttattcaaaaaacataaagtaaatagacggtacagaaggttgtgccttctagtttcatccatctcgtgatcatcaaaatgaatccactaacaaggttgatcaagtcttgttaacaaactcattccgaataacacggaaccacagaaatttcgaataacactaagttacctcaacggggatatgaaaatccccaacaataagaatatcatactttttcttgacagtcgggagaggaaattcaaaacctccaataatgacagtcgaaacttttccaatagaattgatactatgaacttgagattgtttcctcgggaagtgtaccgtatgctcattgccattaacatgaaaagtgacattgcctttgttgcaatcaataacagcccctgcaatgtTCAAAAaagttctaccaaggataatcgacatactaccgtcctcgggaatatcaagaataacaaagtccgttaagatagtgacgtttgcaaccacaacaggcacatcctcacaaataccgacaggtatagaagttgatttatcggccatttgcaaagatatttcagtaggtgtcaacttattcaattcaagtctacgatataaagagagaggcataacactaacaccggctccaagatcacataaagcagttctaacataatttctttaaatggagcatggtatagttggtatccccggatctccaagtttctttggtattccacccttaaaggtataattagcaagcatggtggaaatttcagcttccggtatctttcgtttatttgtaatgatatccttcatatatttagcataagggtttactttaagcatatcagttaagcgcatacgtaagaagataggtctaatcatttcagcaaagcgctcaaaatcctcatcatcctttgtcttggatggtttaggaggaaagggcatgggtttctgaacccatggttctctctctctaccgtgcttcctagcaacaaaatctttcttatcataacgttgattctttgattgtgggttatcaagataaacAACAGGATCAGCTTCTACTTCATTATTTATGCTAGGTTGAGCATCCACATGAACATTATCaataatattatcactaggttcatgttcatcacctgattgtgtttcagcatcataaatagaaatatcattaggattctcaggtgtgtctatagtaggttcatagaagcatgcaaagtcctatcatttttctttttcttctttttggaagaactaggtgcctctaaattatttctctgagaatcttgctcgattctcttagggtggccttcaggatacaaaggttcctaagtcattctaccagttctagtagccactctaacagcaaagtcatttttattatttaatgcatcaagcaaatcattttgagctttaagtacttgctcagcttgagtagcaaccatagacgcatatttgctaatgagtttaagttcacctttaactctagccatattatcgctcacgcgtcctatatcaaaagcattattctttaattctctaccaacataagcattaaaactttcttgtctagccataaagtcatcaaattcatctaagcacgggctatgaaatttagtagagggaatttcaactttatcatatctatagagagaatttacctttactacctgtgtcgggttatcaagacaatgtggttcttctacaggcggtatattaagaccatgtatttcttcaataggtggtaaattcttaacatcttcaactttaatacctttttctttcattgatttcttttcctcttgcatatcttcgggactgagaaataaaacacctctcttcttcggagtgggtttaggaataggctcaggagttggctcaattggttcaggaattgcctcaggaattggctcaggaagagttaaattattttcattagtcaacatattattcaatagtaattcagcttcgtcgactgttctttccctgaaaaaacacaaccagcacaactatccaagtagtccttggaagcatcgattagtccattataaaagatatcaagtatttcatttttcttgagaggatgatcaggcaaagcattaagtaatcggagaagcctcccccaagcttgtgggagactctcttctttgatttgcacaaaattatatatttcccgcaaggcagcttgtttcttatgagcagggaaatatttagcagagaagtaataaatcatatcctggggactacgcacacaaccaggagcaagagaattataccaagtcttagcatcaccgtttaacgagaatggaaatatcttaaggatataataatagcaagatTTATCATCATGGGTAAACAGGATAGCTATATcgttcaacttggtaagatgtgccacaacagtttcagattcaaggccataaaaaggatcagattcaactaaagtaataatttcaggatcaacagagaattcataatccttatcagtaacacaaataggtgaagtagcaaaagtagggtcaggtttcattctagcattaagacactgctgcttccatttagctaataatttcttaagatcatctctatcattgcactAGCAGCTTCTtcgttcataacataaccctcaggaacaacaggcaattcataatcattgggagaattttcatcatcactatcatcaataatagcatcttcaatagtttcattctctctagccctagcaagttgttcatcaagaaattcacctaatggcaaagtagtatcacacacagaagtagtttcatcataagtgtcatgcaaagcagaagtggcatcatcaataacatgcgacatatcagagttcttagcagtagcaggtttaggtgtcgcaagtatactaataacagaaggagaatctagtgcagagctagatggcagttccttacctcccctcatagttgagggcaaaatcttggttttagcgtctttcaagttcttcatagtgatcaacagatataaatcccaagtgactcggagaatagagctatgctcctcggcaacggcgccagaaattggtcttgataacccacaagtgtaggggatcgcaacagctttcgagggtagagtattcaacccaaatttattgattcgacacaaggagagccaaagaatattcttgagtattagcagttgagttgtcaattcaaccacacctggataacttagtatctgcagcaaagtatttagtagcaaagtagtatgataataaaggtaacggtagaaaaagtaatgtttttgggttttgtagtgattgtaacaatagcaacggaaaagtaaataagcgaagaacaatatgtgaaaagctcataggcaatggatcagtgatggataattatgtcggatgtgattgctcgtgtaatagctataacatagggtgacacagaactagctccagttcatcaatgtaatgtaggcatgcattccgtaaatagtcatacatgcttatgggaaagaacttgcattacatcttttgtcctaccctcccgtagcagcggggacctagcagaaactaagggatattaaggcctccttttaatagagaactggaacaaagcattagcacatagtgaatacatgaactcctcaaactatggtcatcaccgagaagtatcccgattattgtcacttcgggattgtcggatcataacacataataggtgactatagacttgcaagataggatcaagaacccacatatattcatgaaaacataataggttcagatctgaaatcatggcactcgggccctagtgacaagcattaagcatagcaaagtcatagcaacatcaatcccagaacatagtggatactagggatcaaaccctaagaaaactaacttgattacatggtaaatctcatccaacccatcaccgtccagcaagcctacgatggaattactcacgcacgacggtgagcatcatgaaattggtgatggaggatggttgatgatgacgacggcgacgaatccccctctctagagccccgaacggactccagatcagccctcccgatagagattagggcttggcggcggctccgtatcgtaaaacgcgatgaaactttctctctgatttttttcttcgcgagacggaatatatggagctggagttgaggtcggcggagcctcagggggcccacgagacagggggcgcgcccagggggtgggcgcgccccccaccctcgtggacagggtgtgggccccctggtcttgattctttctccaatattttttatattttccaaaaagtgcctccgtggattttcaggacactccgagaacttttgttttgtacacataaaacaacatcatggcaattctgctgaaaacaacgtcagtccgggttagttccattcaaatcatgcaagttagagtccaaaacaagggcaaaagtgtttggaaaagtagatacgttggagacgtatcagtagaccTGATGTAATATCGGACATGTATAAGAAATAGAGAGGGGCTAAGAGGGAAGAGGATGAGAGAAGTGTAGGAGCCAGGTGGTAACAAAGCTACCGGTGTAGGGGCTACCAGGGAACTGGCGGGCGCGACTGAGAGCGCCCGTCAGGAGGAATGGCGATCCTTTGCTGGAACTGTCAAGGTTTGGGCCACCCCGGTACAGTTCAAGAACTAGTGTGCCTAGTGCGTACATATCGCCCCACTGTCGTGTTCATCTCTGAGACGCGACAGTGTGAAGAGAGCGTGAAAATAATAAGAGAAAGAATATGCCTCAAACATTGTATCACCCACAATGGGGTGGGCAAAGGGGTCGGCATCGCCCTATTTTGGGACGATAACGTTGAAATAAATTTGCTCTCTTATGGACCACGTTACATTGATGTTCATATCCGGTATGTTCAGAGCAGCCCATTGTGGAGGGGTACTTTTGTATATGGAGAACCAAAAGCACATTAGAGGCATCATATGTGGAGTTTGCTCAAAAGAATCAAACAGAGATCAAGTGAACCATGGATGATGATGGGTGATTTTAATGAAACAATGTGGCAATGGGAGCATTTCTCGGCCGCAAAAAGGTCTGAACGGAACATGGGTCATTCCAGAGAATGCTTGGGGTGGTGCGGACTGTATGATCTTGGGTATAAATGCCCGGAGTGGACCTATGATAATAAGCAGAGGGGGAGGAATAATGTGAGAGCAAGGTTAGATAGAGGGGTAGCTTCAACTGATTGGAGTGATTTGCTCCCACAAGCACAGATCCAACATGTGGTGACCTCGAGATCAGATCACTTCCCCCTGGTTTTATCGTTGGGTGGTGATCAGCAAGGGTGCAAAAATAAGTATTTCAGGTATGAGATGATGTGGGAGAGAGTTCAATCTCTGGAGACCACGGTTAGAGAAGCATGGGGTGGTAAGGGTGACGCAAAAAACTTGGAAGATGTATCGAAGAAACTTAAAAAGGTCCAGAAGTCACTAACGGTGTGGTCGAGGAAGGACTTTGGAGCTGTCAATTCAAATATCAAACGGAAAAGACAACGACTGAAGGCACTGACAGAAAACCGAAACCATGGAAACAACAAAGAACAAATTAAACAAACGGCTGCTGAACTAGATGAGCTGCTTGTTAGAGAAGAAGTAATGTGGCGTCAGCGCTCGCAAGCTACATGGATCAGAGAAGGGGGTCAGAACACTCGATATTTCCACAGGAAAGCCACATGGCGGCAGAAGAAAAACACAATAAAAAGTTACAGAATAATGATGGTGTTTGGATGGAAAAGAAGCATGAGTTGAACAGATTGGCCACGGATTTCTTTAAGGAGCTGTACACAAAGGAGAAGGGAGTGGCTCCGCATGAGCTGATTGATATTCTTCCTACTAAGGTAAATGAGGTGATGAATAATGGTCTGATCAAGGATTTCTCCGTAAAAGAGATTAGCGATGCCCTTTTTCAAATTCGACCCTTGAAAGCACCAGGGCCGGGCGGCTTCCCGACCCGTTTTTTCCAACGGAATTGGGAAATCATGAAGAAAGATGTGATTGAGGCGGTAGAGGGATTTTTTGAGAATGGAGTCATGCTGGAAGGAAGGAATGATACGTCCATTGTCCTCATACCTAAATGAAAGAACCCAAAGACCTTAAAAGATTTTCGACCGATAAGCCTGTGCAATGTAATATATAAGGTGATCTCAAAATTCTTGGTTAACCGCTTGAGACCCCTACTTGATGAATTGATTTCAGAAACACAAAGTGCTTTTATCCCTGGGAGGATGATGACGGATAACGCCATCATAGCGTTTGAATgttttcacaagattcagcatagcAAGAACCCTCACAACACACACTGTGTGTATAAATTGGATCTCGCCAAAGCATATGATAGGGTGGATTGGGATTTCCTAGAGGGGGGCATGGAGAAGATGGGGTTCCATGCCATGTGGGTTAATTGGATCATGAAATGCGTAAAAGTTGTCCGCTTCTCAGTTAAGCTAAATGGGGAAATGCTGGAACATTTTCAGCCGTCCAGAGGTCTCAGACAAGGTGATCCCCTTAGTCCATACTTATTTCTCCTTGTCGCCGATGGCCTCGCTGCAATTTTTAACAGGGAAGTACAAGGTGGAAGTATATCCCCTGTCAAAGTTGCACGCAACAATCCGGGTATCTCTAATCTGTTGTTTGCGGATGATAGCTTGGTATTTTTTTTAAAGCCTCTAGGGACCAAGCCAGGGCGGTCAAGAGGGCTCTCACAATGTTCCAGCAGTGTACTAGCCAGTTGTTGAGCATCAGCAAATGTTTGATCTTGTTCAGTGAGCACTGCCCCTCTTCAGTTCAGGAGGAAATTAAAGATATCCTTGCCTGCGAGGTCTCAACATTCGAAAGCAAATACTTGGGGCTCCCAACCCCAGAGAGAAGAATGAAAGATGCAAACTTCCAACCCATTATGGATAGATTTTTAAACAGATGCACAGACTGGATGGGTCGTCACATGTCTTTTGCTGCCAAAGAGGTTCATGTCAAGTCCATAGTTCAAGCTCTACCCACCTTTGCCATGGGGGTTTTCAAATTTTCGGTTGGTTTCTGTGACAAATATGAACTCCTTATAAGATAATTCTGGTGGGGAGAAGATGAAGGGCAACGGTAAGTGCATTGGATGTCTTGGGAGCGTATGATTGGACCCAAGAGAGCGGGTGGTATTGGCTTTCGCGATATGCATATTTTTAACCAAGCACTCCTTGCGAGATAGGGTTGGTGATTGCTTCAGAAACCCAACAGCCTGTGTGCTAGAGTCCTCAAGTCAAAATACTATCCGAAGGGAGACCTACTGGGTACGGTGTTCGCTGCTGATGCTTCCCAAGCATGGAGGGGTATTGAACACGGCCTTGAGCTGCTGAAAAAGGCCTAATCTAGAGGGTTGGCAATGGAAAGAGAATTCAGATTAGTAGAGATCAATGAGTTCCATGGAGAAGTGGCCTGAAAACTACGGGTTTCAAGAGGCGTTCAAGATGGAGGTGGGTAAATCAACTTCTGAATGGAAACAGGAGAGAGTGGGACGAGGCACTCATACACCAACTGTTTCACCCTCATGATGCAGAGGAGATATGTAAGATAAAATTCCTAGAAGCGAAGTGGAGGACTACGTCGCATAGCATGAAGAGAAGTCTGGAGTGTTTACTGTCCGGAGTGCATACAAGCTGGGTGCAAACCTCAAACAACAGAACAATGCGCCGGCATCGAGCTCGAGGAATGATGCTGATGATAGAAGTATTTGGGATCTCATATGGAAGACTAAGGTACCAGAAAAAGTAAGGATCTTCGCATGGCAAGTGGCGACAAATACGCTCCCAACTAAAGAAAATAAATGGAAAAGAACTCTGAAACTAGACAATACCTGCAGTATTTGTGGGGGTGAGGTTGAGAATGAATTCCATGCGACAGTAAATTGTACAAAAGCTAGGGCACTTCGAAAGGAAATGAGATCACACTGAGTCTTGCCAGAGGAGGAGCATTTTCGGTTTACTGGAGTAGATTGGCTCCAGAACCTGCTGGCAAAACATGATGCAGAAACAAGGAGAAGGACTCTGCTCCTGCTGTGGCGCGCCTGGTGGCTACGTGATGACTGCATTCATGCTAAAGGGAATGCGAGGATTGACCAATCTACGAGTTTCCTTGTTAGATATGCTGAGGAGACGAGATTGGGAGATGCAGACTGTATGATACAGGAGTTGGACGCCCACCTGAACGACCAATTGTTGGATCCAACAGAACATCGACGCGCAGAAATTAAGGATGGGAAGAAAACAAGGGAGCTGGGTTGTACGAGCAACCAAAGGAACATCGCTCCTGATGGGATACATGAATACCAAGTAGGACTGATGACAATGGAATCCAAGCAGTTTGAGCGGAGCAAATGGGAACCGCCTAAAGAAGGGTGGTGGAAACTGAATACAGATGCTTCCTTTCTAATTAAAACGGGTGATACAACGGCTGGCTCCATCATCAGAACACACCAAGGTGTGGTGGCTTTGGCTTGTGGTCAACGCCTGCAGGCATGTAAGGGCCCGGGAGAAGCAGAATTATCAGCTGTTTTATACGGGCTCTCTACCCTGAGTAGGTACTATAGGGGGCTGGTGTGCGTGGAATCAGACTGTGCATCAATCATCACAACCCTGAACAATAGGGCGACAAACCACTCGGCGCTTTTTCCCCTAGTTACAGATATCTGGCACCTCGGGGAGTTGTTCAAGGAGGTGTCGTTCAGGGCCACGAGAAGATCCAGCAACAAGATGGCGCACGAGCTCGCTGCTCTTGGGAGGAAACAAGGAGACTGCTTGCTAGGAGACGTAATTGTTCTACTTCCTTGTTCGTTGTATAAATTGTGGCTGGGTTGATCCAAAAAAAAAAGAACAGGGTTGTGGAGCTCTATGGTTGTTACCTAGCCGCCACCACAAACGATCGAGCAGCAGCGAAGCTGCCGTACGTCATCAAATGTGTCATCGAAAAGAATAAGGTTAGAAAGATCTGGTGGGTGGTCGTGTTCAAGTGTTTCACCACCTGGAATTTTGAGAGCCTCGTGGTCATGATCAGTATCAGTCCATACGTCACTCTGTACGCCATTGTGTACGTCGGACTGCTGTACGTCGGACTACTTCCCATGCCTATATAACGCATCGCCGTTTTACAGCAACGGGGCAAATTAACCTGGTGCACAAACAAGAAACAACTACAGAGCAGACACGTAAAGTGAGCAAGAAAATCGTGAGCTAAGTCACTCGCGCCACGTACCGAGCCAGCAGTCCGCTTGGGTTTTGTTGCCATGGCAGCAAGCGCGGCGCCGCTCCCGCTCGACGGCCGCGTCGCGCTCGTCACGGGCGGCTCGCGCGGCATCGGCCGGGAGGTGTCCTCCCACCTGGCCGCCCTCGGCGCGCGCGTCCTGATCAACTACGCGTCGGACTCGGCCAGCGCCTCCGCGCTCGCCGCGGAGCTCAACTCGCGCGGCCTCGGCGGCCTCCGCGCCGCGGCGGCCCAGGCCGACGTGTCCGACCCGGCCGCCGTGCGCGCGCTCTTCGACCGCGCCGAGGAGGCCTTCGGCTCCCCGCCGCACATCGTGGTCGCCTGCGCCGGCCTGCTCAACCCCAAGTACCCCGCGCTAGCCGACACCACCGTGGAGGACTTCGACGCCATGTTCGCGGTGAACGTGCGCGGGACGTTCCTGGTGTGCCGCGAGGCTGCCAATCGCgtgccggccggcggcggcggccgcatCGTGACCTTCTCGTCGTCCATCATGGGCACGCTCCTGCCGGGCTACGCGGCGTACACGGCGACCAACGGCGCCGTGGAGGCCATGACCAGGATCCTGGCCAAGGAGGTGGCGGCCAAGGGGATCACGGCCAACGTGGTGGCCCCGGGGCCCGTGCGCACGGAGCTGTTCCTCGCCGGGAAGGACGAGGCGTTCCTCAAGAGGGTGGAGGCACAGTCCATGGGGCGCATCGCCGAGACGACGGACGTGGCGCCGGTGGTGGCGTTcctggccagcgacgccgccgCGTGGGTGAACGGTCAGGTCATCAGGGTCAATGGCGGGTTCGCGTGAGCTACTAAAATTTAGTTTGTTTTTTCTAGAGAGAAATTTAGTTTGGGGTATGCTAGTTAATTTTTGTTTTTGAGTCACGTTTGAGGTATgtatttttttttctctctctgtTTGTGTAGGCTTCGGTTGTGTTCTGTCTTTTTCTTATGGTGGTTTTGGGATCGTTGTTTCGGCCTGGGTTTGCTATGTTTTTTTCTGACGGGTAAACAACTTTATTTCTCAAATAATAGAAAGATCATTTACAATGAGATGAGAAATAAAGTCCGGGGTGGAACTCTCCCAAACCTCAGAAGCTCTAATGCTAAGAGTGTTTTGCAATACTATCAGCTACACTGTTGGCTTTCCGGAAACAATGAACCACATCGGCCTTTGATAGTTCCTTCCCAAGAGATTTACTTTCAGAAATGATTGCTGTTTCTGGGCCTAGATACTCATGTTGGTTTGTTGCCTCAATAGTGTTCATACTATCGGATTCAACTATTACTGAATTGCATCCAATTTTTGCAGCCAAATAGAATCCATTACGGATCGCTGCTATCTCTGCCGCTTCTGCATTCTGTACATGTGGTATGAACCATGAAGCTGCAGCTATGAACCCGTCCTGATCATCTCGAGCTACTGCTCCTGTAGCTCCTTTCATAGTTTCCCCACAGAATGTAGCATCTACATTAATTTTAACACTCCCCCTGGTTGGTTTTCTCCACATGTGATCGCGCTACCTTTGCGGTCGATTAGGAGTAGATGCGCGCACAAAGTTTGTTGCTAAAACTTTGATAGAAACTGTAGTACAGTCAGGTGGCCTTACAGGTTCTCCCTTAACAAGCTGACGCCTCTGCCACCAAATATACCAGCTCGCCACTGCTACTAGCTCTGCCATTGGAATCTCGCCTATCAATGTTTGCTGTCCCATCAGAGTATCCATGGTGATAGCACCAGATCGATCTTCCAGGACTGATCTTTGTATCTCTCGTTTCACCCCAAGTTCAGTCCATATATCCAATGCTCGCTTACATGTAAATAGGCAATGTTGCGAGTCCTCAAAACCAATGCGGCAAACAGGGCACTGTGCGGAAGTTTGGATATGTCTATCTGCTAGTGTACCTCGACACGGTAAAGCCCCTCGAAGcactttttttagaacgaagacgcacgaaacgtccggctttaaattaataaagcccaccgaCAGGCAGCATCCAACGGAGTACATTACAGGAATAACCAGCGAAAGGATAAAACTGGCCACAGCCCAAAGTACTAAACATGCAACTGGCCTCCGCCTGGAAAGAAAGTGAAGAAACAGTGGCTCAACAGGCAGCCAGACATAAAAAACGCCAAAATAGCTCCAAGAGCAGCAATTTAGGTACGGGCTTCCACCTGGATCATGCGGATCCGCTCCATGGCTTCCATCATCCGATCTGCATCACGCTGTTTCCCCAACGGAGTCCATGTCTGTAGGAACACATGGCATTTGAAAATAATGTCAGCAGGATGGTTAGGAAACTTGTGTTCGATAGTCATCTTATTGCGGATGGTCCAAAGAGACCAGCACAGCGCCCCTACGCAGCGCCACAACACGCGTCCGAAACTACCCCGCTGCGCAAGaaggattgtcggtgtcaaaaccggcggatctcgggtagggggtcccaaactgtgcgtctaggcggatggtaacaggagacgagggacacgatgtttttacccaggttcgggccctcttgatggaggtaaaaccctacgtcctgcttgattaatattgatgatgtgggttacaagagtagatctaccacgagatcaaggaggctaaaccctagaagctagcctatggtatgattgttgttcgtcctatggactaaagccatccggtttatatagacaccggagagggctagggttacacagagtcggttacaaaggtaggagatctacatatccgtatcgccaagcttgccttccacgccaaggaaactcccatccggacacaggacgaagtcttcaatcttgtatcttcatagtcttggagtccagccgatgatgatagttcgactatccggacaccccctagtctggaactccctcagtagcccctgaaccaggcttcaatgacgacgagtccggcgcgcatattgtcttcggcattgcaag is from Triticum aestivum cultivar Chinese Spring chromosome 1B, IWGSC CS RefSeq v2.1, whole genome shotgun sequence and encodes:
- the LOC123096469 gene encoding NADPH-dependent aldehyde reductase-like protein, chloroplastic; the protein is MAASAAPLPLDGRVALVTGGSRGIGREVSSHLAALGARVLINYASDSASASALAAELNSRGLGGLRAAAAQADVSDPAAVRALFDRAEEAFGSPPHIVVACAGLLNPKYPALADTTVEDFDAMFAVNVRGTFLVCREAANRVPAGGGGRIVTFSSSIMGTLLPGYAAYTATNGAVEAMTRILAKEVAAKGITANVVAPGPVRTELFLAGKDEAFLKRVEAQSMGRIAETTDVAPVVAFLASDAAAWVNGQVIRVNGGFA